In Brachypodium distachyon strain Bd21 chromosome 2, Brachypodium_distachyon_v3.0, whole genome shotgun sequence, one genomic interval encodes:
- the LOC100822543 gene encoding uncharacterized protein LOC100822543: METIRCCIACILPCGALDVVRIVHSNGRVEEISEPVLAGEIMKAYPKHVLRKPPSTCPADGGGGGIVVQKPVILPPNAELQKGKIYFLMPVMSPPAPEKKKQAAANPNSKGPPPSAARRRRRKKESSGGDTPAATSSRGAAAEGEKERLLANERYLSEIMKEKASTARDRRRGRVAVWRPHLESITEDDL, translated from the coding sequence ATGGAGACCATCCGTTGCTGCATCGCGTGCATCCTTCCTTGCGGGGCGCTGGACGTGGTGCGCATCGTGCACTCCAACGGGCGCGTGGAGGAGATCAGCGAGCCCGTACTGGCCGGCGAGATCATGAAGGCCTACCCCAAGCACGTCCTCCGGAAGCCGCCCTCCACGTGCCCCGccgacggcggaggcggcggcatcgtCGTCCAGAAGCCAGTCATCCTCCCGCCCAATGCCGAGCTGCAGAAGGGCAAGATCTACTTCCTCATGCCGGTCAtgtccccgccggcgccggagaagaagaagcaggcggcggcgaacccGAATTCGAAGGGCCCTCCGCCTtccgcggcgcggcggcggcggcggaagaagGAATCATCCGGCGGCGACACGCCAGCGGCGACGTCGTCCCgtggcgccgcggcggagggcgaGAAGGAGCGGCTTCTGGCCAACGAGAGGTACCTGTCGGAGATCATGAAGGAGAaggcgtcgacggcgagggaccggcggcgcgggcgcgtggccgTGTGGCGGCCGCACCTGGAGAGCATCACCGAGGATGACTTGTAA